Proteins from one Mesoplasma sp. JKS002658 genomic window:
- the dhaK gene encoding dihydroxyacetone kinase subunit DhaK, with protein sequence MKKFINKVDDIVPEMLEGLTLAFPEILKRLPDYEVVVRSEFDENKVSLISGGGSGHEPAHAGYVGKGMLDAAIAGPVFTSPTPDQILAAIQNVPNKNGVLLIVKNYTGDVMNFEMAAQMAATEDIKVETVIVDEDIALNDLSSVGAGKRGLAGTIFVHKISGAKAMSGASLAEVKATAQKVVANVATFGIGLNGATVPANHKRGFELSDGIAEVGLGIHGEPGLRQEPMKTADEFTAMIMEKIIDSLKLTANSKVGLLINGLGATPEMELDIIARKAIMMLKDLEVEVVKTWVGNYLTSIDMPGMSISVVKLDDETQPLLLAGANTIGMKVF encoded by the coding sequence ATGAAGAAATTTATTAATAAAGTTGATGATATTGTCCCAGAAATGTTAGAAGGTTTGACCTTGGCTTTTCCTGAAATTCTCAAAAGACTGCCAGATTATGAAGTCGTTGTTCGCAGTGAGTTTGATGAAAATAAAGTTAGTTTAATTAGTGGTGGGGGTAGTGGCCATGAGCCAGCTCACGCTGGGTATGTGGGCAAAGGAATGTTAGATGCTGCAATTGCTGGACCAGTGTTTACCTCCCCCACTCCTGATCAAATCCTAGCAGCAATTCAAAATGTTCCTAACAAAAATGGGGTGTTGTTAATTGTTAAAAACTACACTGGGGATGTGATGAATTTTGAAATGGCTGCCCAAATGGCTGCAACAGAAGACATCAAGGTTGAAACTGTGATTGTTGATGAAGATATCGCTTTAAATGATTTAAGTTCAGTTGGAGCTGGTAAGCGCGGACTGGCAGGAACGATTTTTGTTCATAAGATTAGTGGGGCAAAAGCTATGAGTGGAGCTAGTTTAGCAGAGGTGAAAGCAACTGCTCAAAAAGTAGTTGCTAATGTGGCAACTTTTGGAATTGGTCTAAACGGAGCAACAGTTCCTGCTAACCACAAACGCGGCTTTGAATTAAGTGATGGGATTGCTGAAGTGGGATTAGGAATTCATGGTGAACCAGGATTACGTCAAGAACCTATGAAAACTGCTGATGAATTCACTGCAATGATTATGGAAAAAATTATTGATAGTTTAAAACTAACTGCTAATAGCAAGGTCGGATTACTAATCAACGGGTTAGGAGCAACTCCAGAAATGGAATTAGACATCATTGCTAGAAAAGCAATTATGATGTTAAAAGATCTCGAAGTTGAAGTAGTTAAAACTTGGGTTGGTAATTATTTAACTTCAATTGATATGCCTGGAATGAGTATTTCAGTGGTTAAACTTGATGATGAAACTCAACCACTCTTGCTAGCTGGGGCAAATACAATTGGAATGAAGGTGTTTTAA
- the dhaM gene encoding dihydroxyacetone kinase phosphoryl donor subunit DhaM: MVSILVISHSYHVAKSVVELLGEMKSEPFKFDYLGGIEDHQAFGTDVLAIKNKIKAIDEGDGVLIIADMGSSIMNSQMVLTMLDESLAKRVKIANAPFFEAILASVVANQPQMSVDELLMVAQSTLNQKKF, from the coding sequence ATGGTTAGTATCCTGGTAATTTCACATTCTTATCACGTGGCTAAAAGTGTGGTGGAATTACTTGGTGAGATGAAAAGTGAACCGTTTAAATTTGATTATTTAGGCGGAATTGAAGACCACCAAGCTTTTGGTACTGATGTTTTAGCAATTAAAAACAAAATCAAAGCAATCGATGAAGGTGATGGGGTGTTAATCATTGCTGATATGGGTTCTTCAATTATGAATAGTCAAATGGTGTTAACAATGTTAGATGAATCGTTAGCTAAGAGGGTAAAAATTGCTAACGCTCCATTTTTTGAAGCAATCTTGGCAAGTGTTGTTGCCAATCAACCCCAAATGAGTGTTGATGAATTGTTAATGGTTGCCCAAAGTACTTTGAACCAAAAGAAGTTTTAA
- a CDS encoding deoxynucleoside kinase: protein MRVAIFGTVGAGKTTLIENIHSFLPNYVTFWEPLEKNPYFSQLYSNNKDIRAITYKMEIWMLAARMKQLKQSSDQKDVLFDRGVMDTIIFADTNYQLEKLDARDWQVYSDYFQIATIPSLFNHQDPAYDLVIYLKVDSQVSIERIRARGIESEQNVDPMFWNILNQTYDKWYEKLKDCVPFLVINGNNNDSKVLAQQVVETIKQQQKQ from the coding sequence ATGCGAGTTGCAATTTTTGGGACGGTTGGAGCTGGGAAGACTACTTTAATAGAAAATATCCATTCCTTTCTTCCTAACTATGTTACTTTTTGAGAGCCTCTAGAAAAAAATCCTTATTTTTCCCAGCTTTATAGTAATAATAAAGATATTCGTGCAATTACTTATAAAATGGAGATTTGGATGCTTGCTGCGAGAATGAAGCAGTTAAAACAATCTTCTGACCAAAAGGATGTCCTTTTTGATCGGGGAGTTATGGATACAATTATTTTTGCTGATACTAACTACCAGTTAGAAAAACTTGATGCTCGAGATTGACAAGTCTATAGTGACTATTTCCAAATTGCAACAATTCCTTCCTTGTTTAATCATCAAGATCCCGCTTATGATTTGGTGATTTATTTAAAAGTTGATAGTCAGGTGTCAATTGAGCGGATTCGTGCTCGGGGAATTGAAAGTGAACAGAATGTTGATCCGATGTTTTGAAACATTCTGAACCAAACTTATGATAAATGATATGAAAAATTAAAGGATTGTGTACCATTTTTAGTAATTAATGGTAATAATAATGATAGTAAGGTTTTAGCTCAACAAGTGGTTGAAACGATTAAACAACAGCAAAAACAATAA
- a CDS encoding nicotinate-nucleotide adenylyltransferase: MSTTKKIALFGGSFDPVHTDHLNIAKACYSDLGFEEVWLIPTYLNPFKSQQNSSNSDRLAMLNLLIKDYDFLKINTHEIDQPHASYTYHTVKYFLDLYDDQDVEFAFIMGSDQLDRFESWDQFDELIQMIKFKVFLRSDDYNHEVVDKYHLEVFNFNRLGLSSTDIRNLKHLDLQVPAINDYTNYHLLYLSERLEAQMDNNRYLHCLNVGQMAHDLATHHHLDAKKALIAGTLHDVAKQWEKPKLQQYLAKWAPDLLTEPSQVWHSFVGGLHLKHDWIMGDEEIIQAVFNHTVGKQNMSLLDKIVFCADKISSERNYDGVKEFRELCFKDLNQGFKTLLKNQYDQVVNKNQNHEVGERLAKTYQYYIKEGKN, translated from the coding sequence ATGAGTACGACTAAAAAAATTGCTCTGTTTGGAGGAAGTTTTGATCCAGTTCACACCGATCATTTAAACATCGCTAAAGCTTGTTATTCTGATTTAGGATTTGAAGAAGTTTGATTAATTCCTACTTATCTAAATCCGTTTAAATCTCAACAAAATAGTAGCAATTCTGATCGTTTAGCAATGTTGAACCTTTTAATAAAAGATTATGATTTTTTAAAAATTAACACTCACGAAATTGATCAACCCCACGCTAGTTACACTTATCATACAGTTAAATATTTTTTAGACTTGTACGATGATCAAGATGTGGAATTTGCTTTTATTATGGGTAGTGACCAGTTAGATCGGTTTGAATCTTGAGACCAGTTTGATGAATTGATCCAAATGATTAAGTTTAAGGTTTTTTTAAGAAGTGATGATTATAACCACGAAGTCGTTGATAAATACCACTTAGAGGTTTTTAATTTCAACCGTTTAGGTTTAAGTTCGACTGATATTCGTAATTTAAAACACCTGGATTTACAAGTTCCAGCAATTAATGATTATACTAATTACCATCTGTTATACCTTTCTGAACGTTTAGAAGCGCAAATGGATAACAATCGTTACTTGCATTGTTTAAATGTGGGGCAAATGGCGCACGATTTAGCAACTCACCACCATTTGGATGCTAAAAAAGCCTTAATTGCAGGAACTTTGCATGATGTTGCCAAGCAGTGAGAAAAACCAAAACTCCAGCAATATTTAGCCAAGTGAGCTCCAGATTTACTAACTGAACCCTCACAAGTATGACATAGTTTTGTTGGAGGATTACACTTAAAACACGATTGAATTATGGGTGATGAAGAGATTATCCAAGCAGTCTTTAACCACACAGTGGGTAAACAAAACATGAGTCTTTTAGATAAAATTGTTTTTTGTGCTGATAAAATTTCAAGTGAACGGAATTATGATGGTGTAAAAGAGTTTCGCGAGTTGTGTTTCAAGGATTTAAACCAAGGTTTTAAAACTTTGTTAAAAAACCAATATGATCAGGTAGTGAACAAAAACCAAAACCATGAAGTTGGGGAGAGATTGGCTAAAACTTATCAATATTATATTAAAGAGGGAAAGAATTAG
- a CDS encoding tRNA (cytidine(34)-2'-O)-methyltransferase — translation MRKINIVLFEPEIAQNTAAIMRTCVAFDMNLHVIEPLGFILNEHNMARSSANEYKKVQLFRYDNWDDFITKHPCVSLYCLTRYGNKPLSSFDFTTINDEVYLLFGKESTGIDKEILYAYQETMFRIPMVEAARSINLANCVGIASSEVLRQWDYLNLCQSETQRGSDYINSRKWVKEQ, via the coding sequence ATGCGCAAAATTAACATTGTTTTATTTGAACCAGAGATTGCGCAAAATACCGCGGCAATTATGCGTACTTGTGTTGCTTTTGACATGAATCTTCATGTTATTGAACCCTTGGGTTTTATTCTCAATGAACACAATATGGCGCGAAGTAGTGCTAATGAGTATAAAAAGGTACAACTTTTTCGTTATGATAATTGGGACGACTTTATTACTAAGCATCCTTGCGTTTCGCTTTATTGTTTAACACGTTATGGGAATAAACCCTTGTCAAGTTTTGATTTCACTACGATAAACGACGAAGTTTATTTACTATTTGGTAAGGAATCGACTGGGATTGATAAAGAAATCCTTTATGCCTATCAAGAAACGATGTTTCGAATTCCAATGGTTGAAGCTGCTCGAAGTATCAATTTAGCCAATTGTGTTGGAATTGCTAGTAGTGAAGTCTTGCGACAATGAGACTATTTAAATCTTTGTCAAAGTGAAACTCAACGAGGATCGGACTATATTAATTCTCGAAAATGAGTCAAAGAACAATAA
- a CDS encoding J domain-containing protein: MKIKKLADQIIVQLSQENAKKYDQATKTSYHEILGDELSMSLAEAFLATKRTFLVKDYGFEEQITSLTGSDFFNTLSYLEKLACEEVADLFANQELEKLNDHFLFIFENGQETLFNAKNNLSGDNQLIEIDYQNLFIAYYQDYLELLCLRLPIYLSKILSIYQSLANYDDDPGFLMELLDDETFEFFNDLTFKATRILKGYLKQLYAKWPMDVVKMRKKNAFNKNAFADFATNVSPHDFNQIVIDNVEDALMVLDLAPGASVAEIKKAYHQLAKNFHPDLNPEDPERQAAIYLITTAYNFLKQFYQQ, encoded by the coding sequence ATGAAAATTAAAAAATTAGCCGACCAAATAATTGTTCAATTAAGTCAAGAAAATGCTAAAAAATATGATCAGGCAACCAAAACAAGTTATCATGAAATTCTTGGTGATGAGTTGTCAATGAGTTTAGCAGAAGCATTTTTGGCAACCAAGCGAACTTTTCTGGTGAAAGATTATGGTTTTGAAGAACAGATTACTAGTTTAACTGGTAGTGATTTTTTTAATACCTTAAGTTATCTTGAAAAGTTAGCTTGTGAAGAGGTGGCAGATTTATTTGCCAACCAGGAATTAGAAAAGCTTAACGATCACTTTTTATTTATTTTTGAAAATGGTCAAGAAACTTTGTTTAATGCGAAAAATAATCTTAGTGGGGATAATCAGTTAATTGAAATTGACTATCAAAACCTTTTTATTGCTTATTATCAAGATTATTTAGAATTACTTTGTCTTCGTTTGCCAATTTATCTAAGTAAAATTCTTTCAATTTACCAGTCGTTGGCAAATTATGATGATGATCCCGGGTTTTTAATGGAACTTTTAGATGATGAAACTTTTGAATTTTTCAACGATTTAACTTTTAAAGCAACCCGAATTTTGAAGGGTTATTTAAAACAACTCTATGCGAAGTGACCAATGGATGTTGTTAAAATGCGCAAAAAAAACGCTTTTAATAAAAACGCATTTGCTGATTTTGCGACCAATGTTTCACCCCACGATTTTAACCAAATTGTAATTGATAATGTTGAAGATGCTTTGATGGTGTTAGATTTAGCTCCAGGAGCTAGTGTGGCTGAAATTAAAAAAGCTTATCACCAGTTAGCGAAAAACTTTCACCCTGATTTAAATCCTGAAGATCCCGAACGTCAAGCAGCGATTTATTTAATCACGACTGCATACAACTTTTTAAAGCAGTTTTATCAGCAATAG
- a CDS encoding Cof-type HAD-IIB family hydrolase, with translation MANDKNNLPYVLSDLDGTISLMDFSFLKTTLTDIASYQKASGNKFSFITGRNMVVNKAVIEQLKIKLPIVSCNGALITDHKGEVLAAEYLDKRTCVTIFREADNFDLDLICYTPTAIVGTADSNRIKAWNAYNQKQKPSHKFEITIFPDLDAIADAIADESIKPLELVCVVENDEERKAMQAIFDSYQDEINYVQSDAMLFDALKKGINKEFGLKKWAELINTDPQQVVCFGDNYNDLEMIKLVEHGYVVDNGVQALKDLAYKVIKSVDENGVGEQLERIIKHEYD, from the coding sequence ATGGCAAACGATAAAAATAATTTACCCTACGTGCTAAGTGATCTTGATGGGACGATTTCGCTTATGGATTTTAGTTTTTTAAAAACAACTTTAACTGATATTGCTTCATATCAAAAAGCTAGTGGTAACAAGTTTAGTTTCATTACTGGTCGAAATATGGTGGTAAATAAAGCGGTGATTGAACAATTAAAGATTAAACTTCCGATTGTTTCTTGTAATGGGGCGTTAATTACTGATCATAAGGGTGAGGTCTTGGCTGCTGAATATCTCGATAAACGTACTTGTGTAACGATTTTCCGTGAGGCGGATAATTTTGATTTGGATTTGATTTGTTATACTCCCACTGCAATTGTTGGTACTGCTGATTCTAACCGCATTAAAGCGTGAAATGCTTATAATCAAAAGCAAAAACCTTCACATAAGTTTGAAATTACCATTTTTCCTGATCTTGATGCAATCGCAGACGCGATTGCTGATGAAAGTATTAAACCCTTAGAGTTGGTCTGTGTTGTAGAAAATGATGAAGAACGCAAGGCCATGCAAGCAATCTTTGATAGCTATCAAGATGAAATTAACTATGTTCAATCTGATGCCATGCTTTTTGATGCCTTAAAAAAAGGAATTAATAAGGAGTTTGGTTTGAAGAAGTGAGCAGAATTAATTAATACCGATCCTCAACAAGTGGTTTGTTTTGGTGATAATTATAATGATTTAGAAATGATTAAGTTAGTTGAACACGGTTATGTGGTTGATAATGGGGTCCAAGCTTTAAAAGATTTAGCTTATAAAGTTATTAAATCAGTTGATGAAAACGGGGTTGGTGAACAATTAGAAAGAATTATCAAACATGAGTACGACTAA
- the dhaL gene encoding dihydroxyacetone kinase subunit DhaL, producing the protein MNGEQLIVILEKIDQVVNEQKDYLNDLDQAIGDGDHGTNVVRGFDEVKAIIPQLSGQTPKKIMKQVAMTLMSKIGGSSGPLLGTLALQISHALPDEDNTPLSAWVTGVAQGIEAIKTLAKAQEGDKTLLDALAPALIALQANDDEATAFAQAAAAAKKGSDDTVDLEAKKGRASYLGARSIGHIDPGSVTISLIFATISLVMNNG; encoded by the coding sequence ATGAATGGTGAACAATTAATTGTAATTTTAGAAAAAATCGATCAAGTAGTGAACGAACAAAAAGATTACTTAAATGATTTGGATCAAGCAATTGGGGATGGAGATCACGGCACTAATGTTGTACGGGGTTTTGATGAAGTCAAAGCGATTATCCCTCAACTTTCTGGGCAAACTCCCAAAAAAATTATGAAACAAGTCGCAATGACTTTAATGAGTAAAATTGGGGGTTCAAGCGGACCGTTATTAGGTACTTTAGCGTTACAAATTAGTCATGCACTCCCTGATGAAGACAACACCCCTTTAAGTGCTTGAGTTACTGGTGTAGCACAAGGGATTGAAGCAATAAAAACGCTTGCTAAAGCTCAAGAGGGTGATAAAACTCTTCTTGATGCTCTTGCTCCAGCTTTGATAGCTTTACAAGCAAATGATGATGAAGCCACAGCTTTTGCGCAAGCTGCTGCTGCAGCTAAAAAGGGTAGTGATGATACTGTTGATTTAGAAGCTAAAAAGGGAAGAGCTTCTTATTTAGGAGCCCGTAGCATCGGTCATATTGATCCAGGAAGTGTCACAATTAGTTTGATTTTTGCCACAATTAGTCTGGTTATGAATAATGGTTAG
- the mtnN gene encoding 5'-methylthioadenosine/S-adenosylhomocysteine nucleosidase, with protein sequence MKIVIGAMEEELNQFVIDLEAQRVEGSLIPEFYQPDLDLTIAWTGVGISNASWGLTYLLTKYQDQKIEWIINAGTACGVNLTLNQNDVVLVNHAYYATADATSFGYDYGQIPSMKKYYSAAQTLIKQVQTLILDESIVLGNGATSDIFFVQPQQVCQYLDKLAEPIVVVDMECASFYQVADHFNHPMIALKIISDVLEKTKENSQQFHEFLPKAAMRLSLMLRNFLNIS encoded by the coding sequence ATGAAGATTGTGATTGGAGCGATGGAAGAAGAATTAAACCAGTTTGTGATTGACCTTGAAGCACAACGAGTTGAAGGTTCTTTAATTCCGGAGTTTTATCAACCTGATTTAGACTTAACGATTGCTTGAACTGGGGTAGGGATTAGTAATGCATCATGAGGATTAACTTACCTACTAACGAAGTATCAAGACCAGAAAATTGAATGAATCATTAATGCTGGCACTGCTTGTGGGGTTAATTTAACGCTAAACCAAAATGATGTTGTTTTAGTTAATCATGCCTATTATGCTACTGCTGATGCTACTTCTTTTGGTTATGATTATGGTCAAATTCCTTCAATGAAGAAGTATTACTCTGCTGCTCAAACTTTAATCAAACAAGTTCAAACTTTAATTTTGGATGAAAGCATAGTTTTAGGCAATGGAGCAACAAGTGATATTTTTTTTGTGCAACCACAACAAGTTTGTCAGTATCTTGATAAATTAGCTGAACCGATCGTTGTTGTTGATATGGAATGTGCGAGTTTTTATCAAGTAGCCGATCATTTCAATCACCCAATGATCGCACTTAAAATTATTAGTGACGTTTTGGAAAAAACCAAGGAGAATAGTCAGCAGTTTCACGAGTTTCTGCCAAAAGCTGCGATGAGGTTAAGTTTGATGCTGAGAAACTTTTTAAATATCAGTTAA
- the rdgB gene encoding RdgB/HAM1 family non-canonical purine NTP pyrophosphatase yields the protein MMGEPQIWIATTNLHKIQEFKKMLGGYEVKSLLDLPNSLVIEENGTTFCENALIKAKALALMINQPSIGDDSGLLVDGLDGFPGVYSRRWALPLTLDTEINVKLLRLIDDKGLKTKAQRQSRMVSCLVYYDPITKNEQTFEGELEGYITYQPQGVDGFGYDQVFALNDSDLTLAQIGIEKNSLSSRSQALTKLMQWLESKDN from the coding sequence ATGATGGGTGAACCACAAATTTGAATTGCGACAACTAATCTTCATAAAATTCAAGAATTTAAAAAGATGTTAGGTGGTTATGAAGTTAAGTCCTTATTAGATTTACCAAATTCCTTAGTAATTGAAGAGAATGGCACGACTTTTTGTGAAAATGCGCTCATTAAAGCTAAAGCTTTAGCTTTAATGATTAATCAACCTTCAATTGGTGATGATAGTGGTCTTCTTGTTGATGGACTTGATGGTTTTCCTGGAGTTTATTCACGAAGATGAGCGTTACCTTTAACTCTTGATACAGAAATTAATGTTAAATTACTAAGATTAATTGATGATAAAGGGTTGAAAACTAAGGCCCAACGCCAAAGTAGGATGGTTAGTTGCTTGGTTTATTATGATCCAATTACCAAGAATGAACAAACTTTTGAAGGTGAATTAGAAGGTTATATTACTTACCAACCTCAGGGTGTTGATGGATTTGGTTATGATCAGGTCTTTGCTTTGAATGATTCTGATTTAACTCTTGCTCAAATCGGAATAGAAAAAAATAGTTTATCATCACGAAGCCAAGCCTTAACAAAATTAATGCAGTGATTAGAAAGTAAGGATAATTAA